The Tachysurus fulvidraco isolate hzauxx_2018 chromosome 4, HZAU_PFXX_2.0, whole genome shotgun sequence DNA window atatgtgaagaaaagaatttcactgtgataTAAAGTCTATGTGATGAAAAtaaacacctcctgaccaatcagatctaAGAACTTAACAGCTCTGCAGTTGAAATTTATATATAACGCTCAGTTTATTTTGTCTAAATCTGTGTAACCTTGAGCTTTcggggttttattttttttaaatttttattatttggaaCAAAATTCGTACACGATTGTAAGAATATAACTGAAttaatttcctgtttgtttaaattcattgtGTAGACTTCATGTGTGACAAATTTACGTgtgttctttttctctgtgtgtgtgtgtgtgtgtgtgtgtgtgtttccagacTCTCTGCAACATCTCTAAGCTGTGccgtggtgtgtgttttgttgtgtctttcTCACCCGAGTCATGTGTCTGCGGTGAATCTCCAACATTTTATTGGCTGTTCTGTCAGAGAGTTCACCTTCATGGCTCAGAAGCCAGGATGTGGGAGACTGCAGATCACAGCTGACGCCTGCTGGGGGCGCTGTGAGACCTGGGAGGtgaggcaggcacacacacacacacacacacacacacacacacacagacacacacgatcTCTTCTATACTATTTGCATTTATTAGATCATAACGAAAGCCTTGACGATCATCCAAACATCTGGATACTGAGAATTACGTGACTTTTAACTCATAATTCATCATTACATAATAGTGgcacattaaaaaacaaacaaacagaaaaataaaattcaataaaataaaataaaataaaataaaataaataaatacgtaaGCGCACTGTCTTGAGTTTTGTGTTGCTCCTGAATTATTGACTGTGGTTATAATTTTATGTGACAGCAGTTAAAGGCTTTCACTTTGACCCAAATAATCATTCACCAAATAAGAGGTGGAGATATTTGAAAGTAGTGAGATGttctacaacaaaaaaaaacaacgttttAATAACCAGTAGAGTTAATAAGGCATTAAAACTGGATGAAGGTATCTCCTAAGGTTCTCGCATCCCACACAGTTATGAGTTATTACTGTCTTTCAGTAAGTTTTACTACATGAGCCGGTGTGTTGTTACACCCTCAGGGTCTCTGTCAGAATTCATGCCTCTATTAAGAACCTGTCCTATTTATGGATCATTACTATTAaacaaaagtgttttgtttagttttgtttttttttgtggtgaaaAATTTTACAAAATTTCCTTATggcattaagaaaaaaaaaaaggagtttaTTAGGAAACATCTGCTGAAAGGTTCTTTGGGGAACCACAAATGGTTCTTCGATGGAATTACTGTGAAAACTCCTTTTTGGTTATTATGGATAGTTATGGGTCCGTAAGATTGCAGCATCTTTAAAGCTGCTATAAAACAAATTGTACAACTCGTATGGAGTATTTCACACCTGAATCGACACGATGATGAAGATTCAGTCACATTCTGTGGGTAAAGACGTTCCACTCTTTACTTGTTTGTCGAGCCAAAACCAGACTAACACCAAGTCGAACGCAGAACAACGTTAAGCTACATTCACAGTCATCGGTCACTGTTATGATATCACCAGTCAGTGTATTATTACAGGTTGCCATGGTAAATCATTCTCTTCATCCTCGTCTCCACAGAAACCGGTCCTGGACCCGCCCTTCATCGAGTCTCATCAGCGAGTGTGCACTTACAACCAGACCCAATTCGTCACCGTGCAGCTGCCCAACTGCTCGTCTGGCGTGGATCCGTACTACACCTACCCCATGGccctgaggtgtgagtgtggagtgtgtgtgaccagCACCACCGAGTGTATCACCTCCAtctgagagagacagtcagGACAGGAGACGAGCGTTTCCCCTCTTACTCTTTTATTTTGAGCTTTCCTAACCAGCAGTGtgaatgaaaatattaacaACTGCAGTTTCTTTATTATAAACTTCTTATTGCTTATTAGCTCCACAGCTGACCAAATCAAGGGCACGCTTATGTCATTTAATATCCTGagcatgaaacaacacacacacaaagacagacagactcacacacacaggctcacacacacagacacacacacatactgtagacacaaagacacacacacacagacacacaaacacagacgcgcacacacacacagacacacacacagacacaaagacacacacacacacacagacacaaagacacacacacagacacacacacacagacgtgcacacacacagacacacagacacacaaacacagacagacacacacaaacacacagacacaggcacagatacacaaagacacaggcacagacacacacacagacgcacacacacacacacacacacacacacacacacacacacagacacaaagacacacacagacacacacacagacacacacacagacacacacacaaacacagacagacacacacaaacacagacagacacacacactaacacacagacagacacaaacgaacacacagacacacagacacaggcacagatacacaaacacacagacacaggcacatacacagacacacaaacacacagacacaggcacatacacagacacacaaacacacagagacataaacagaatttaaagtccaaaaataaaagaatgctCATTGATGAAATCTAAAAATAACTCTGTTTTCTTGCCCGAAGTTGAAGGAGATAATGAGTGATATTAGTGAGAAAGAAGAGCCTGATGTGTCTCAGACAGCAGCTGGTATTTAATTACATTCTTCAGTAAATCACAAAAGATGACGAGtaaacacagtgacacagaaacacaggcaGCGCTTCATCTCTGTGTGCTTTAGGTGGAAATATAACTGATCAAATCACTCATGACAGTGCTGTCTCCTCAGGAGAGTCCACTTATTATTTACATGCTTGCACAAgggcatacacatacacacacacacacacacacacacacacgcgtgcgcacacacgcatgcacgcacacgcgcgcacacacacgcgcgcatgcacgcacacgcgcgcacacacacacacgcatgcacacacacacacgcatgcacgcacatgcgcgcacacacacgcatgcacgcacatacacacgcatgcacgcacacgcgcgcgcgcacacacacgcatgcacgcacatgcgcgcgcacacacacacatgcatgcacgcacacgcgcgcacacacacacacgcatgcacgcacacgcgcgcgcacacacacacacatacacacacatgcacgcacacacacacacgcacatacatacacacacatacacacaaatgcacgcgcacacacacacacacacacgcatacacacacgcacacacacagacaaacacacacattcactccctcactcagtaCAGatttgttgttgattattaAAGTCTTTTCTGTAAACTGCAGTGGttttagagaaataaaataaagccttTAACTCTGCTTCTTGTCACTGCTCCATGAAGTGCTTAGTTTCCTACAGCAGCATGACGCTGGACGTGTTGCATATAAATGTCTCATAAATGTCTCACACAGAAGAGAAGGCTGCTGTTTCCTAATCAGAAGCGGAGTGTGAAATAACCGCACGAGCTCCTCGCAGTCAGTAAACACGGGAATCGATTTACATTTTTGACTTTGGGATATTTTTCTGGTTTAATGTTGTTTAGATCGATTCAAGACGTCTTTTAGTTCTGCTTCAAAGCTGTCCAAATGTCTCACACGTCTGGCTGCTGCACCTCAGCCTGTATTCAGGTGTGGAGACAAAATTCACCCTTCTGTCAGATCAGTTCTGTGCAACTGAGCTTTAAATACAAAGAATCACCAGCTATAGATGGGATGATACGATAAGAAGGAGAGGAAAACTTGGTTATCGCAGAAAAAACAACTGGGTGCTAATGgttcacacagagagagagagagagagagagagagagagagagagagagagagagaggaaaagagggagggagggagagagagggagggagggagggagagagagagagggagggagggagggagggagcaagatacacacaaacacagagagagagagagagagaaagagagagaaagagagagacacacacaaacacacacagacacacaaacacacatacacacacatgcatagacaaacacacacacagacacaaacacacagacacacacacacacagacacaaacacacagacacacacacacacacacacacacacaggcacagacacacacacacaaacacacacataggcacaaacacacaaacacacacacaggcacagacacacacacaggcacagacataggcacaaacacacacagaggcacagacacacaaacacacacacaggcacagacacacacacaggcacagacataggcacaaacacacacagaggcacagacacacaggcacagacacacacaaacacacacacacagaggcacagacacacaggcacaggcacagacacacacacacacacacacacacacacacacacacacacacacacacaggcacagacacggagagagagagagagagagagagagagagagagagagagatctgaaaACTCAGGATGAAGATATACATCCTGTCCCCTGTCCCCTGTCCCCTGTCCCCTGCACTGTATCCAGACTTTTCTCCCAGAGTTTCCAAACTAATTTCTATCTCGTCTCAGTTACGAGCCGAGAGGGACGTCTGTCTGCTGCGGGAGAAGCTGCTGAATTAAAGTGCTAATGAGACAAAGGCGAGCTGCAGCAGACGAGTAACTTTATGTGTCCCATTGATTTCTTACTGATAAATATAGGTGaatataataacacacaaaaatgtTACACAGGAAAGGGGCAGTAGGAGTTATGGGGCAAAAACATGTACACTGTTACACAGGAAAGGGTCAGTAGGAGTTATGGGGCAAAAACATTTATACTGTTACACAGGAAAGGGTCAGTAGGAGTTATGGGGCAAAAACATGTACACTGTTACACAGGAAAGGGTCAGTAGGAGTTATGGGGCAAAAACATTTATACTGTTACACAGGAAAGGGTCAGTAGGAGTTATGGGGCAAAAACATGTATACTGTTACACAGGAAAGGGTCAGTAGGAGTTATGGGGCAAAAACATTTATACTGTTACACAGGAAAGGGTCAGTAGGAGTTATGGGGCAAAAACATGTACACTGTTACACAGGAAAGGGTCAGTAGGAGTTATGGGGCAAAAACATGTATACTGTTACACAGGAAAGGGTCAGTAGGAGTTATGGGGCAAAAACATTTATACTGTTACACAGGAAAGGGTCAGTAGGAGTTATGGGGCAAAAAATGTTTTAGCTTgaacataattaataattttatatctggatggatgaaaaaataaataataataaaaatctgattataaatttgtatatacactgtaaaatgtgcacaacaacaagaacaataataattattattattaatagttacaataatgatgatgataataattattaataataataataataataataataattattattattattattattgtttttgttgttattattgttattattatcatcattattattgtttccaAAAGGGACATGATGAGTGAGGAAAGAAAGGACTAAgataaggaggaggagaagtaaataagataaaaatgggAAGGACAGACAACAAGATGAAGGAGAAacagaagatagagagagagacatacagtagaGAGAGGAGAACTGGAGAGAGGATAGAAAGGGAAAcgagagagaaaatagaaaaagaattacaaaaaaacGTTCAAATATATTGCAGTGAGAgagataaatagaaaaaagaaaaatgagggCAGAGagaataggagagagagagagagagagagagagagagagagagagagagactgaacagTCTCGTTCACAGTGAGGACATAGAGTAAAATCAGACAGGAGAAAAAGTCACGTCCTCCCGACGGACTGAAATTACAGAGCCACGAAGGACTGGAGTGTAAGACGGtctgactgacactcacactgacacgtgAAGAGGACGTGACAGGACGTGACAAGACGTGACAAGACCGTTACTACAGACCCAGTCACAGTGTGAGCGACTGTGATAAACGACTGAAATCCTCACCACTGGTTTCACTCTATGCAGCAAATCACAGATTTAGAACAACGCGCTCATCCGAatccgtttctatagtaaccactcATGGAGTCACATGGACTCTGCTCATAAACATTTCTACTAATCGTCGATAAGGTAAAGCTTTCTGTAAGGACGTGTTGCTCTAGCGTTGATGGAAGGAGACTGCAGGGAAAGTTGAGGTTTTCCACCATCTTCAGGATACTTCAGAGCTgctggtttctctgtaacaccACTGGCTTTGTGCCTTgttaacttcaagagagagaaaagagaaaaccaAGAGGAGAGTGACGTGATGTGATGGATTTTTAAAGCTGCTATAGCATATGTGAaagcaggaacaggaacaggaacaggaacaggagcaggaacaggaacaggagcAGGAACAtaagcaggagcaggagcaggaacaggaacaggagcaggagcaggaacAGGAACATAAGCAGGAgcaggaacatgaacaggagcaggagcaggaacAGGAATAGGAACAtaagcaggagcaggagcaggaacatgaacaggagCAGGAACAGGAATAGgaacaggaacatgaacaggagCAGGAACAGGAATAGgaacaggagcaggagcaggagcaggaatAGGAACAGGAataggaacaggaacaggaacataAGCAGGAGCAGGAACAGGAACAtaagcaggagcaggagcaggaacAAGAACACGAACATGAACAGTAACATAAGCAGGAGCAGTGAACAGGAACATAAGCAGgaacaggaacatgaacaggaaACATaggcaggaacaggaacaggaacatgAGTaggaacatgaacaggaacatgagcaggaggaggaacaggagcAGGAACAGGAGCAGGAACATAAGCAGGAGCAGgaacaggaacatgaacaggaacatgagcaggaggaggaacaggagcAGGAACAGGACCAGGAACATAAGCAGGAGCAGGAACAGGAACATGAgcaggaacatgaacaggaacatgagcaggaggaggaacaggaggaggaacaggagcaggaacatgaacaggaacatgagcaggaggaggaacaggagcAGGAACAGGAACATAAGCAGGAGCAGGAAtaagagcaggagcaggagcaggaccaggaacatgaacaagaacataAGCAGGAGCAGgaacaggaacataaacagGAGCAGGACCAGAAACAGgagcaggaacaggaacaggaacaaacATACCGCAACATTAAAGTGATAAAAGGTGGTCTCTGCTTTCACCGCATGTCTTATTCGTTATGCATCAGGTACAGCAACTAAATGAGATGTTTCTGAGCagataaaacactaaactgtgcagtaaAACACGTTAACTCCAAGCCCAGGATGAGTAATCGATAGAGAATAAAGACCACGAATGGATCAAACCTCGTCCAGTCTCTTAAACCTTACCGGAAAAACGACAATAAATAGATTACGTTCAAGTACGGCAAGAAAACCGACACCGTCCGAGTacaaaataagattaaaatcaTTTACTGCTGCTGAGCTGGGAGTCAACGTGGGCAGGACTGCATCGGAAGAACTCTCTTCGCTCAAGGCTTCTCTCAGTGGAGGAGAAACTTCACGTTCTTCACCGAAGTCTCGCCGATTCGGACGTCATTCAGTCGCCAGCTCGATGTAAAGCGAGCTCATCGTCATCGCGGTCACGTGTATTAGCTTCGCACCCCTGAAGTGATTCAGACCCACTACTGATTCTTTCCATCTTCTCTGACTGGCACATTTAATGGAGTATATGAAGAGAATTCTGGTGCGTTCTTCCGACTCTTCGCCGGAGTGCGATCCGAGAGCGTCGAACTCCAATGCACTGTGAGAATGATTCTACAGGAAGCGAATCGAACATGGCTTGTATTTTTGGCTgtagtatttttcttttcttttgaaaaCTGAGCCAATGGACAGAGCTGTAGTTCTGCAGAAACGTCCACGTGTGGTggaacaaataaaaagagaacATATTGCCAGATGGAccacagaaaacatttaaaaaacgaATTATATTGAGAATTATCATGTAATTATCAAGTGGTCTTGCTCTTTGGTGGGAGGGGCGTACTCTCtttctcccctgtcaatcacagctgTGCCGCTAGCCGATCACAGGAGTCTGTGAGCTTTGGTACTGTGTAAGACAGCCTCGGCTTGAATTCGTCTGAGTTTTGAAGTAAAATGGTATCAGTTTCAGTCTGATTTAGGACTCAATCCCCTGCTGGATGTTTTTGTTTCCCGTTCCTTCACAAGAGTGTGAGTCAGTCTTACCTTTGTGTTGTgtactcctctttctgatcTATCTGGACCTTCACTCCACCAAGGTCCTTACACATCTACGTCTTaaccatcattcattcattcattttctaccgcttatccgaacgtctcgggtcacggggagcctgtgtctatctcaggcgtcatcgggcatcgaggcaggatacaccctggacggagtgccaacccatcacagggcacacacacacacactctcattcacacacacacacacacactacggacaattttccagagatgccaatcaacctaccatgcatgtctttggaccgggggaagaaaccggagtacccgaaggaaaccccagaggcacgggagaacatgcaaactccacacacacgaggcagaggcgggaatcgaacccccaaccctggaggtgtgaggcgaacgtgttaaccactaagcctcttAACTTCTTCTAACTAAATGGCAATTTTACTCAACAACTCAACacaaattttcattttcttGGCACGTTTAtagaaagacttttattttccGCTCGCATCACGCCACCTTTAATCCAAATTCTcaatattctgaataaatatcatCCAGACAATCGGAGTGAATAAGCGAACGGCATGCAGTCATCTGCATAATATACAAGCACGTACTGTATGATGTCGTACAGATATGATCGACGTTTGATAGGCTTTTTGTCTTTGGCAAACCAGAACCCAGCTGCAcatgcagaataaaaaataaataaataaataaatcagaaaatagcTTCTCGGTGGTTTCTCGGTCTCTGTCTTACAGAGTACATATTGTGCAAGGTTGTCTAACAAAGTGTACACAGTGCTCCTTCTGTCCGATCTGACCGTAGTCGAGTGCTCACGTTAGAACCCGTTTGGGTCTCAACACTTTTTTGGGGTCTCCCTAGAAAAACCCTGGCTCGTTCACCTCCAGACCAGGGCTTTGGAACGTATTGGTTCAGGAttgatttttgctttgtttcagaTCGTTACTTCATCGTTGTCTAAATCAGGACTCCCCGGTGTAGAAGCGGTGAAAAGTTCTCCTGGTCTGGGGTTGGGTCTGTGCGATTGAGGTGTACGTGTCTGATCCGGTGAATCATTCTGTTCTGAGAGCAGTCTGAGAATCTGCCCTACTCGTTCCTCCAAAACGGCCATCCTGGACCCCAAAGCCTGGATCTCGCCCCGTAGTTCCAGCCTTGTCTCCTGAAGCATGGTTTGAATGGACAGCTCGTGGTGTGAGAACATGTCCCTCGGTAGTCCTTCTCTTCCACCACAGCTGCTATCGCCCGCTATGGGACTCTGCACTTCTTCCACGTTATCTAGCCTCTGATCGCTTTGTGTCAACCCGCTATCCCATGAGTCTGTTTTACGGAGCGAGTTCTTTCTGGACCCGGTGGTGTCAACGACGCCTTCGATCTGCACTCTGACCTCAGGCGAGAGATGTTCTATAGACGCCGATTTCTTCACATTGTTCAGCCCTTCTTTACGGCTCTCCTGTGGCGGAGAATCTGGGATGCCCATGTTGTTTTTCAGCCGCATCCACCCACGACCGGTTGCGAGCGGTTTGGTGAGGGTAGTGTTGCTCAGCTTCATGCGGGTCGCGCTCGGATCATGATCTCCGGCGGGCTTCAGTTCCATGACATcgcagttgttttgtttgatcGTGTCACCAGGTCTGGAGAAGGACAGAGAGTTCTGGATGGGTGTGATCTGCGAGATGGTCACCACGCTGCTACAGGAGCCTACGTTAGATCTTCCGTTCTGCACCGTGTGCAGCGTGCTCTGTGGGACGGATGTCTGCGTCTGTTGGAGCTGAGCGTGTGGACGTAGCTGGAAGCCGTGCGTGTGAAACTGCTGCTGGTTTTTCTCCACATCAGTCTGGACTGCAGCCTCCTGGTTGCGGAGCTCCTTCTGCTGTTTGAATTTCTGCAAGAGTTTTCGGACCGGGTGGTCCACGGGGATGGTCAGCGGAACCTCGTTCTTCGAGCGCTGacgttcctcctcctccttctttacATCACTGATCTTCCGGAAGACAACCtaaagaggacaaaaaaaaaaagacacatttatTCACAAGGGCTTTTGGGCTAAAGGGGGTCCTTTGAATTTTAAAGGTTCATAACGTCACCTAAGAccttcacatttaaaaaaacttttgctGAACAAAGTGGTGTCTTGAGGAACCCTCGGAGAACCACTTCttctatgagtgtgtgtattaataaGGGTTATGTTATAGAAAAAGGTTCTTTAATGAAGAACATGTACTTAGCCCCACCTCTGATGGTAAGCTTTCTGCAGAACCTGACACGAGGTGTTTGACGATCAGACGGGATTTCTAATAGAACCGTTCTTTAGAAGCCGAGATCCATTAACAGGCCAGAGAACTCTTAGAGAATGCTTTGTGGATGATTATTAGATAATCAGCGATGAAATGATTCTGATCCTCTCGAGTCTTGTATGGTTCCTTCGTACAGAACCCTTAAAGGAAGTGTAGATTTAACCttataaataatcataataataatatggggggcacggtgacttagcggttagcatgttcgcctcacacctccagggtcgggggttcgattcccgccttgtgtgtgtggagtttgcatgttctccccgtgcctcgggggtttcctccgggtactccggtttcctccctcggtccaaagacatgcatggtaggttgattggcatctctggaaaattgtccgtagtgtgtgagtgtgtgtgtgagtgaatgagagtgtgtgtgtgccctgtgatgggttggcactccgtccagggtatatcctgcctcgatgcccgatgacgcctgagataggcacaggctccccgtgacccgagaggttctgataagcggtagaaaatgaatgaatgaataataataataattcagccggtgtgtgtgtgtgtgtgtgtgtgtgtgtgtgtgtgtgtgtgtggtagtttATCACAAGCCTCTCAGTCTCCGGAGCTGATTTGAAGAAGGCGGTGTATGACATCTGGCGGAGATTTAACAGACATGTCGAGACGAATGTGCAAAGATTTGCCAAACAATCTGGCAGAGTTGGAACAGATGTCAGGACGAATGTGCCGAGAGACGAGAACGCGAGAACTCGATATTACACCTACAGAGGATCTGAAATCTGGTCTGAGGAAATGAAACCGGTCTGAAGCGGTTCTGAAGGCAACACTAGCAAATAGTGAACAGTGATATCATATAAAATCAGGAATAAATACCGTACAGCAAGaatgtaatgaaaaataaaacacaagaaacatGAGACGTAAACGTGACTTTTTATCCGTCTCCAGTTACATTTATGCCGGGGAACATAATGGCCATGAAACAAGATAAAACTCGCGTCAGACTGAAATTATTGTGTCttaagttaaaaagaaaaataaaatacatcctgTCGTGTTACAGATTTCGTGCAATTACACCGGAAACGTATCCTTACACAGAACAGCACCACATCAACGATCACACAAAAGAGAAGCCCTGTGTATGCCGTaaccatagaaacgataagcTAGTGTTATGGAAAATTCATCAAaatccttctgaccaatcagaaccaaGCACCGGATCTAATTTATGCATTATACAGCTTTAATATCTgcgtcttttttttctccctcggCTCGTGATCCGGCATCAACGACGGCGAGTGATGGCCGTTTATAGAAGATTATCTGCGACGTCTCTGAAAGAACGAAGCATCGATAaggattgttttttgtttttttttcccagagcaAAATACATTGTGCCATGATTACGTCTGAGAAATGATCAGCACAATCCCACGAGTCTTCGTGAATCTGCGCAGGCGGTGGATTAAAATCTCATTTTCTCAGAAGCTTTCTGTGGTTGATTCTTACAGTATTATGTCTGAAGGGACATTATTTAAGACTCTGAGAGAGAAATCCTGAGTCTTCTGTTCAGACATTCTGGAGATGATTACATTAAGACTGAGCTGAGCTTTAAAACATGAGCCATGAGGTTTGGACAGATGGGTGTGTAAGACACTTTACTAGTTGGGTGTGTAAGACACTTTACTCCTTGGGTGTGTGAGACACTTTACTCCTTGGGTGTGTGATACACTTTACTCCTTGGGTGTGTAAGACACTTTACTCCTTGGGTGTGTGAGACACTTTACTCCCTGGGTGTGTGAGACACTTTAGTCCTTGGGCGTGTAAGACACTTTACTAGTTGGGTGTGTAAGACACTTTACTCCTTGGGTGTGTAAGACACTTtactccttgtgtgtgtaagacactTTACTCCCTGGGTGTGTCAGACACTTtactccttgtgtgtgtaagacactttactccttgtgtgtgtaagacactTTACTCCCTGGGTGTGTGAGACACTTTACTCCTTGGGCGTGTAAGACACTTTACTAGTTGGGTGTGTAAGACACTTTACTCAGGAGTCATGACTGtaactcacacatacacacacacatacacacacactcgcacacaaacatacacacaaacacaaatacattcacaaacacacacacaaacacatgcacacacacacacgtacacacacaaactcaaacacatacacacacacacaaacatacacacaaacaaacacacacacgtacacacaaaaacacaaacacactcgcacacaaacatatacacacaaacacacaaatagacacaaacacagacacaaactcaaacaaacacataaacacacaaacacacatacatacacacacatttgcaaacacacacatacacattcacaaacacacacacacacacacacacacacacagatacacgcacacacgcacatgcactctctctcacacacacatatactgtacataaacaaccacatacaaacacacacaaaacacacacacacacacacacacaaacatgaatgaatcactcttttgtctttttacacCCCTTCTTTGGGAGATCTTCCTCTGTCTTATTGTATACATTTCTTCTACTTCTCTGTTTCTTGTCCTTTCATGAGTCCCATGAGTCCCTGCTTCCTTCCTCTCCCACCAGCAGCTCTCCTAAGGCTCGCTGATGGCAAATCAGTCCATGTTAAATTATTTATGGTGTCCTTTAGCATCAGCATGGTgcttcagat harbors:
- the gphb5 gene encoding glycoprotein hormone beta-5; this translates as MAFRRSRTLRLSATSLSCAVVCVLLCLSHPSHVSAVNLQHFIGCSVREFTFMAQKPGCGRLQITADACWGRCETWEKPVLDPPFIESHQRVCTYNQTQFVTVQLPNCSSGVDPYYTYPMALRCECGVCVTSTTECITSI